The following coding sequences are from one Roseburia hominis A2-183 window:
- a CDS encoding DJ-1 family glyoxalase III, with the protein MSKIGIFMADGCEEIEGLTVVDIVRRAKMDITMISVNGKREVTSSHGVTFLADAVAEEVDYGALDGIVLPGGMPGTLHLLDHATVNEVIKKFAGEGKLVAAICAAPSVLGAAGILEGRRATCHPGFEEKLTGAATSEDAVVVDGNIITSRGMGTAIPFALEIVRYFADDAAVEHIKDGLVYHVVQ; encoded by the coding sequence ATGAGTAAAATTGGAATTTTTATGGCAGACGGATGTGAGGAGATTGAGGGACTGACCGTGGTGGATATTGTGCGCCGCGCGAAGATGGACATTACGATGATCTCCGTGAACGGAAAAAGAGAAGTGACCAGTTCCCACGGCGTGACCTTTTTGGCGGACGCCGTAGCGGAAGAAGTGGATTATGGCGCACTTGACGGAATCGTGCTGCCGGGCGGAATGCCGGGAACACTGCATCTGCTCGACCATGCGACGGTAAACGAAGTGATTAAGAAGTTTGCGGGCGAGGGAAAACTGGTGGCAGCCATCTGCGCGGCGCCGAGTGTTCTCGGAGCTGCCGGTATTCTGGAGGGCAGACGCGCAACCTGCCATCCGGGGTTTGAGGAAAAGCTGACGGGTGCGGCAACGAGTGAGGACGCCGTGGTTGTGGACGGAAACATCATCACAAGCCGCGGAATGGGAACTGCAATTCCGTTTGCGCTCGAGATTGTCCGCTATTTTGCGGATGATGCGGCAGTGGAGCACATCAAGGACGGACTGGTATATCACGTGGTGCAGTAA
- a CDS encoding ABC transporter substrate-binding protein produces the protein MRRKVFSALMCAAMVTSLFAGCGSSDASTTASNSGSTTGDGTEAAAEDAVEDATESAESEVVTNTFGDPNGTHLEMWTFVELHGQHYGKMAEVWNEEHPDQTIEITCTTYPYSDMHTKLLTALQAGTGAPDICDVEVGQFPNVVAGLDQWLVPLDDYAAPYMETMVKARMDTYAGEDGHYYGAPYHVGATVMYYNVAAMAEAMGISEDEVTAKIDSVVTWDDYQALGDEYVAAIGEEGKYFTSVDTGGTDWLWLAMAEYGDDWTGGFDDPANVQLDSVQKMLEMQQSWLDSGFAEVSPDGHVDLEAGFQNILDHNIVSFPKALWYMSRFTNYMPEESGNWYIAKCPVFEAGQKCSVGIGGTGTVVTQQSASADLAAEFLCWAKMSDEGEKNIWDTLGFDVCNTACWTDDAFAHDDSNQYNAYFRNYPYDVLNSIGMDNIGKISVVAISPTINEYVCNTTLNEVLEDGMDVSDALQELQDAVDLEQ, from the coding sequence ATGAGAAGGAAAGTATTCAGTGCACTGATGTGCGCAGCAATGGTCACATCCCTGTTTGCAGGATGTGGAAGCTCTGATGCTTCTACCACTGCTTCAAATTCAGGAAGCACAACAGGGGATGGCACAGAGGCAGCAGCAGAGGACGCTGTAGAGGATGCAACAGAATCCGCAGAGTCAGAGGTTGTTACCAACACATTCGGTGATCCGAACGGAACACATCTTGAGATGTGGACATTCGTAGAGCTTCACGGACAGCATTACGGCAAGATGGCTGAGGTTTGGAACGAGGAGCATCCGGATCAGACGATCGAGATCACATGTACGACATATCCGTACAGCGATATGCACACAAAGCTTCTTACCGCACTTCAGGCAGGAACCGGTGCACCGGACATCTGTGATGTAGAGGTTGGACAGTTCCCGAACGTGGTTGCAGGTCTTGACCAGTGGCTGGTTCCGCTGGATGACTACGCAGCTCCGTACATGGAGACTATGGTTAAAGCACGTATGGATACCTACGCAGGGGAGGACGGACATTATTATGGAGCTCCGTACCATGTAGGTGCAACCGTAATGTACTATAACGTGGCAGCTATGGCAGAGGCTATGGGAATTTCTGAGGATGAGGTAACTGCTAAGATTGATTCCGTTGTTACATGGGATGATTATCAGGCACTCGGTGATGAGTATGTGGCAGCAATCGGTGAGGAAGGCAAATACTTCACATCCGTAGATACAGGCGGTACAGACTGGTTATGGCTGGCAATGGCTGAGTACGGCGATGACTGGACCGGCGGATTCGATGATCCGGCAAACGTTCAGCTTGATTCCGTTCAGAAAATGTTAGAGATGCAGCAGTCCTGGTTAGACAGCGGCTTCGCAGAGGTTTCTCCGGATGGACATGTAGACCTTGAGGCTGGTTTCCAGAACATTCTGGATCACAACATCGTATCTTTCCCGAAGGCATTATGGTACATGAGCCGTTTCACAAACTATATGCCTGAGGAGAGCGGTAACTGGTACATTGCTAAGTGCCCGGTATTTGAGGCAGGTCAGAAGTGCTCCGTTGGTATCGGTGGTACAGGTACCGTTGTGACACAGCAGTCTGCGAGCGCAGATCTTGCAGCTGAGTTCCTTTGCTGGGCAAAGATGTCTGACGAGGGTGAGAAGAACATCTGGGATACATTAGGATTCGACGTATGCAACACCGCATGCTGGACAGATGATGCTTTCGCACATGACGACAGCAACCAGTACAACGCATACTTCAGAAACTATCCGTACGATGTATTGAATTCCATCGGTATGGACAACATCGGTAAGATCTCTGTTGTAGCGATCAGCCCGACAATCAACGAGTATGTATGCAACACAACATTAAATGAGGTACTTGAGGACGGCATGGATGTATCTGATGCTCTCCAGGAGTTACAGGATGCAGTCGATCTTGAGCAGTAG
- a CDS encoding CYTH domain-containing protein has protein sequence MEIERKYLVKILPDHLEQYPCRQIEQGYLSTNPVVRIRRSNDRYILTYKGKGLMVREEYNLPLNEESFTHLKEKIDGLLIQKRRYLIPLAEKYTIELDVFEGALAPLVLAEVEFETEEEANTFVPPEWFGEDVTFSTKYHNSTLSQRTFSS, from the coding sequence ATGGAAATCGAACGCAAGTATCTCGTCAAGATCCTGCCGGACCACTTGGAGCAGTACCCCTGCAGGCAGATTGAGCAGGGCTATCTGAGCACGAACCCGGTCGTGCGCATCCGACGCAGCAATGACCGCTATATTCTGACTTACAAGGGAAAAGGACTCATGGTCCGTGAGGAATATAATCTTCCCCTGAACGAAGAGTCCTTCACCCATTTAAAAGAAAAAATTGACGGTCTTCTGATTCAGAAGCGCCGCTATCTGATTCCGCTCGCGGAAAAATATACCATTGAGCTGGATGTATTTGAGGGAGCGCTTGCCCCGCTCGTGCTCGCGGAAGTCGAGTTTGAGACTGAGGAGGAAGCGAATACGTTTGTCCCGCCCGAGTGGTTCGGCGAGGACGTCACGTTCTCCACAAAATACCACAACAGTACCTTAAGCCAGCGCACCTTTTCTTCCTGA
- a CDS encoding glycoside hydrolase family 43 protein, translating to MEKQLKYNEPWILQRADPYVYCHTDGTYYFTASVPEYDRIVLRRAAHLADLADAEEHEVWHKHESGPQSIHIWAPELHYLFGKWYLYYAGGDKDDIWAIRPYVLECQGDDPVHDPWVEKGKMTRADGDEFSFEAFSLDATVFEVKGSWYYIWAEKVGVGRQISNLYIARMKNGYTLDSVQVLLTTPDYDWERHGFWVNEGPAVIQKDGKVFMTYSASDTGVHYCMGMMTADADADLLDPLSWKKERYPVLTSSEKAGIYGPGHNSFTKDEAGDDIMVYHARTETEIVGNPLYNPNRHAMLMKIRWQDGRPVFGFDE from the coding sequence ATGGAGAAACAGTTGAAATATAATGAGCCGTGGATTCTGCAGAGAGCAGATCCTTATGTGTACTGTCACACGGACGGAACCTACTATTTTACCGCATCGGTGCCGGAATACGACAGGATTGTTCTGCGCCGTGCCGCGCATCTTGCGGATCTGGCGGATGCCGAAGAGCATGAGGTATGGCACAAGCACGAGAGCGGACCGCAGAGCATCCATATCTGGGCGCCGGAATTGCATTATCTCTTTGGAAAATGGTATCTCTACTATGCCGGCGGCGATAAGGACGACATCTGGGCGATCCGCCCGTATGTGCTGGAATGCCAGGGTGATGATCCGGTACATGATCCGTGGGTGGAAAAAGGCAAGATGACCCGTGCAGATGGAGACGAATTCTCGTTTGAGGCATTTTCCCTGGATGCGACCGTCTTCGAGGTAAAAGGAAGCTGGTATTACATCTGGGCGGAAAAAGTGGGAGTCGGCAGGCAGATATCCAATCTTTACATCGCCAGAATGAAGAACGGCTACACGCTGGATTCCGTGCAGGTTCTTCTGACAACGCCGGATTACGACTGGGAGCGCCACGGCTTCTGGGTAAATGAGGGACCGGCGGTCATTCAGAAGGACGGCAAAGTATTTATGACGTATTCCGCCAGCGATACCGGCGTGCATTACTGCATGGGTATGATGACGGCGGATGCAGACGCAGATCTGTTAGATCCGCTCTCCTGGAAAAAAGAGCGCTATCCGGTACTTACATCCAGTGAAAAAGCGGGAATCTACGGCCCGGGACATAATTCCTTCACGAAGGATGAGGCAGGAGATGACATTATGGTCTACCATGCGAGAACGGAGACGGAGATTGTGGGCAACCCGCTGTACAATCCGAACCGTCACGCAATGCTTATGAAGATCAGATGGCAGGACGGCCGACCGGTGTTCGGGTTCGACGAGTAG
- a CDS encoding class I SAM-dependent methyltransferase, with product MEEQKEKLSAIAQAKPYKIIISKPAGGEIPYRRIVIERKESYYQAAAYTEKQVFHENIPPEKLAEYLGKTAVGQYLQVNAWDDAAEHIYLCSQKGKVTYKTKKNVQTAAKASGSHNRKKQYILEEGTPIEPLVDMGVFTPEGKVVRTMYDKFRQINRFLEMVGDAVGDDTSETLHIIDFGCGKSYLTFVLYYYFTEIQKRNVQIAGLDLKADVIKNCNAAAKKYGYENLHFEVGDINGYRTDAPVDMVVTLHACDTATDYALYNAIMWNARMILSVPCCQHELNGQIQSEDLGLMTRYGIIKERFAALATDAIRANLLECCGYKTQVLEFVDFAHTPKNLLIRAVKKGGSDAARAIVPAAVRKRYLGEVERMMEEFHLDPTLYRLLKEAGRLG from the coding sequence ATGGAAGAACAGAAGGAAAAATTATCTGCGATTGCGCAGGCCAAACCATATAAAATCATTATCAGCAAACCGGCGGGTGGGGAGATCCCTTACCGCCGGATTGTCATTGAGCGCAAGGAATCCTATTACCAGGCGGCAGCCTATACGGAAAAACAGGTATTTCACGAGAACATACCGCCCGAGAAGCTGGCGGAATATCTGGGGAAAACGGCCGTGGGGCAGTATCTGCAGGTCAATGCCTGGGATGATGCTGCAGAGCATATATATCTGTGTTCCCAAAAGGGAAAAGTAACCTACAAGACGAAAAAGAATGTGCAGACGGCGGCAAAGGCAAGCGGGAGCCACAACCGCAAAAAGCAGTATATTCTGGAGGAGGGAACGCCGATAGAACCGCTTGTGGATATGGGAGTGTTTACACCCGAAGGAAAAGTCGTGCGCACGATGTATGACAAGTTCCGGCAGATCAACCGTTTTTTGGAGATGGTCGGTGATGCGGTCGGGGACGATACATCAGAAACACTTCACATCATTGATTTTGGCTGTGGAAAATCTTACCTGACATTCGTGCTGTATTACTATTTTACGGAGATTCAGAAAAGAAACGTGCAGATTGCAGGGCTTGACCTGAAAGCGGACGTGATTAAGAACTGCAATGCCGCCGCGAAAAAGTACGGCTATGAGAATCTGCATTTTGAGGTGGGAGACATTAACGGATACCGCACGGATGCGCCGGTGGATATGGTGGTGACGCTTCACGCCTGCGACACTGCGACGGATTATGCACTGTACAACGCCATCATGTGGAACGCGCGCATGATTCTTTCCGTGCCGTGCTGCCAGCATGAATTAAACGGACAGATCCAGTCGGAGGATCTGGGACTGATGACGCGCTACGGAATTATTAAGGAGCGCTTTGCGGCACTTGCCACGGACGCAATCCGCGCGAATCTGCTTGAGTGCTGCGGCTATAAGACGCAGGTGCTGGAATTTGTAGACTTTGCCCATACGCCGAAGAACCTTCTGATCCGCGCAGTGAAAAAAGGCGGATCCGATGCGGCGAGAGCGATCGTGCCTGCCGCCGTCCGCAAGCGGTACCTCGGCGAGGTGGAGCGCATGATGGAGGAGTTCCATCTGGATCCGACTTTGTACCGCCTGTTAAAGGAGGCGGGGCGCCTGGGCTGA
- a CDS encoding family 43 glycosylhydrolase has protein sequence MFTDRTTKRWRGSWKRQSARKNPGMYGYGIVAASLVMAAGLTGCGEAKEVALARTESSNPIVKTDDGGERIYGGDPSVLVDGDTVYLYTGHDASTDEQVANSVYEIPEYLCYSSTDLVNWKSEGTVMTMDTVDWAKDDVSAWASQVMKYNDKYYLYYCSWDKSGKQSIGVAVADSPTGTFVDIGEPLVRGSVTKPQLSTFNDIDPTAWVETDENGEEHRYLAWGNGMFFMCELNEDMISVKDMNGDGEITSGTSFDDADIMYQKGGIENYTEAPWLYRRSDEQGNYYGDYYLFYAYGWRECMAYATAPDLTSGDWTFGNVIMYPTSTSNTNHMAVFDFKGKTYFAYHNGSLPGGNGYRRSACITELHFNDDGSIDYFEETTAGLAGTAVTLQSAAGDGALLSHEGFVNSSADVDYPMKNVKVGTGLGDLSTDEKWVLCDGKADASNEYYVSIQSENKSGLYLTAQTDGTVVLAQDVDAAEETAQAQTFHTMEGLSDKKGVSFESVLMPGQYLTLQDGKLVLTDGSDKKAATFYLN, from the coding sequence ATGTTTACAGACAGGACGACGAAAAGATGGCGGGGGAGCTGGAAGCGGCAGAGTGCACGGAAAAACCCGGGGATGTATGGTTATGGAATAGTGGCGGCATCGCTGGTTATGGCGGCAGGTCTGACTGGCTGCGGCGAGGCAAAAGAGGTGGCGCTTGCCAGGACGGAGAGCAGCAATCCGATTGTAAAAACGGATGACGGCGGAGAGCGGATTTATGGCGGAGATCCATCGGTGCTGGTGGACGGAGATACCGTGTATCTGTACACGGGACACGACGCGTCGACGGACGAACAGGTGGCGAATTCCGTTTATGAGATACCGGAATATCTGTGTTATTCCTCCACGGATCTGGTGAACTGGAAGTCTGAGGGAACCGTCATGACGATGGATACCGTGGACTGGGCGAAGGATGATGTATCGGCTTGGGCAAGTCAGGTCATGAAATACAACGACAAGTATTATCTGTACTACTGCAGCTGGGATAAATCCGGCAAGCAGTCGATCGGTGTGGCGGTGGCGGACAGTCCGACGGGCACGTTTGTCGATATCGGAGAACCGCTTGTGCGCGGTTCTGTGACGAAGCCGCAGCTTTCCACCTTCAATGACATTGATCCGACGGCGTGGGTGGAGACGGATGAAAACGGTGAGGAGCACCGGTATCTGGCGTGGGGCAACGGCATGTTTTTCATGTGCGAGCTCAATGAGGATATGATTTCAGTCAAGGATATGAACGGAGACGGGGAGATTACCAGTGGTACTTCGTTTGACGATGCGGACATCATGTATCAGAAGGGCGGCATTGAGAATTACACCGAGGCGCCGTGGCTGTACCGCAGATCGGATGAACAGGGCAACTACTACGGAGATTATTATCTGTTTTACGCGTACGGGTGGAGAGAATGCATGGCATATGCGACAGCGCCGGATTTAACCAGCGGTGACTGGACATTCGGCAATGTCATAATGTACCCGACTTCGACCTCGAACACGAACCATATGGCGGTCTTTGATTTTAAAGGCAAGACGTATTTTGCCTATCACAACGGCTCGCTGCCGGGAGGCAACGGTTACCGCAGAAGCGCATGCATCACGGAGCTGCATTTCAATGACGACGGCAGCATCGATTACTTCGAGGAGACGACGGCGGGACTTGCCGGTACCGCAGTGACGTTACAGTCCGCGGCGGGCGACGGGGCGCTGCTCTCGCACGAGGGATTCGTCAATTCATCGGCGGATGTGGATTATCCGATGAAAAATGTCAAGGTCGGAACCGGACTCGGAGATCTGTCGACGGATGAGAAATGGGTGCTCTGTGACGGAAAGGCGGATGCATCCAACGAATATTACGTGTCCATCCAGTCCGAGAACAAGTCGGGACTGTACCTGACAGCACAGACAGACGGCACCGTTGTGCTGGCACAGGATGTGGATGCCGCGGAGGAGACGGCGCAGGCGCAGACATTCCACACGATGGAGGGATTGTCCGACAAGAAGGGAGTTTCCTTTGAGAGCGTGCTCATGCCGGGACAATATCTGACGCTGCAGGACGGCAAACTGGTGCTCACCGACGGAAGCGATAAGAAGGCGGCAACCTTTTATTTGAATTAA
- a CDS encoding ArsR/SmtB family transcription factor — protein sequence MIHITSLDDGLETFKALGSDTRIQILNILLENEQMSMNQLATELNISNGALTGHVKKLEECGLINISNESAGHGNQKMCSVTQDRIIVDIKKPIDYKNVFETEIKVGQFSRHQVWPTCGIATSESVIGEFDDIRYFNHPDRFTANILWFTKGYVEYTIPNLIPSNQRITQLSISAELSSEAPGIDNNWPSDISFYINDTKIGMWTSPGDFGDVHGMFTPQWWPQNWNQYGLLKLLVINDYGTYIDGLKISDVSTLSLHLDYNSDIRLRLAVENDSEHVGGITLYGKSFGNYDQDIRVAINYAPLVAAQP from the coding sequence ATGATTCATATTACTTCCTTAGACGATGGTCTGGAGACATTTAAGGCTCTCGGGTCTGACACACGTATCCAGATTCTTAATATTTTACTTGAAAACGAGCAGATGAGCATGAACCAGCTTGCGACAGAGCTAAACATCAGCAACGGAGCTCTCACAGGTCACGTCAAGAAGCTCGAAGAGTGCGGTCTGATCAATATCTCCAATGAATCTGCCGGACACGGCAATCAGAAAATGTGTTCCGTGACGCAGGACCGCATCATTGTGGACATCAAGAAACCGATTGATTATAAGAATGTATTCGAGACTGAGATCAAGGTCGGACAGTTTTCCAGACATCAGGTGTGGCCGACCTGCGGCATCGCCACCAGCGAATCCGTGATCGGCGAGTTCGACGATATCCGGTACTTTAATCATCCGGATCGTTTTACCGCCAACATTCTCTGGTTCACTAAGGGCTATGTCGAGTATACCATACCGAACCTGATCCCCTCCAACCAGCGGATCACGCAGCTTTCCATCTCGGCAGAGCTGAGTTCGGAGGCTCCCGGCATCGACAACAACTGGCCGTCGGATATCAGTTTTTACATCAACGACACCAAAATCGGCATGTGGACGTCCCCTGGTGACTTCGGCGATGTGCACGGTATGTTCACCCCGCAGTGGTGGCCGCAGAACTGGAATCAGTACGGTCTGTTAAAGCTGTTAGTCATCAATGATTACGGCACCTACATCGACGGTCTTAAGATCTCCGATGTCAGCACGCTCTCGCTTCACCTGGACTACAACAGCGACATCCGCCTGCGTCTCGCGGTCGAGAATGACTCCGAGCATGTCGGCGGCATCACGCTCTATGGGAAATCTTTCGGAAACTACGATCAGGACATCCGTGTCGCCATCAATTATGCGCCGCTTGTCGCTGCGCAGCCGTAG
- a CDS encoding glycoside hydrolase family 43 protein, with protein MRNGRRTISVLLVAAMTAGLAACGTTEAAENVTESETPENTDYNFTVSYDGIQTGDVSSGVAVHDPSIYEENGTYYIFGSHMSAAKSDDLLHWESIADGYNKTNPVYGQIYDVADEAFAYAGSKNSLIQTDDKKTHVWAPDVIYNKTTGLYYMYYCTTSTWNASNLCYGTSETIEGPYEWQGALIYSGFDKDTIAGTDVLDYVDEEYALKKYVRNNSYNFEEYPNAIDPTVFYDADDRMWMVYGSWSGGIFLLELDPATGQVIHPEADEEHNVDAYYGKRLLGGGHKSIEGPYILYDEATDYYYLYVSYGTLTSSGGYQVRVFRSKTVDGDYVDMNGEYPTADVDHQLYGLKLTGNYKLPSLERAYMATGHNSAFIDEDGRQYLVYHTRFNNGTENHSPRVHQMLMNEDGWPCELPYQTQGETVSGTGYETDAVVGRYFVINQGTNISNDIANPVILYLNADGTVVGREAAGTWEAVDGTYYMHITIDGEDYSGVFCQMKDEAGTDVMTFSAVGGNQSVWGVKYIAE; from the coding sequence ATGCGAAATGGAAGGAGAACCATTTCTGTTCTGCTTGTGGCGGCAATGACCGCCGGACTTGCTGCCTGCGGAACGACAGAGGCGGCAGAGAATGTGACGGAGTCTGAGACGCCGGAGAATACCGATTACAATTTTACGGTGAGCTACGACGGGATTCAGACCGGGGACGTTTCCTCCGGGGTGGCGGTACATGATCCGTCAATCTATGAGGAAAACGGAACTTATTATATCTTCGGTTCCCATATGTCGGCAGCAAAAAGTGACGATCTGCTGCACTGGGAGTCCATTGCAGACGGATACAACAAGACGAATCCGGTTTACGGTCAGATTTATGATGTGGCAGACGAGGCGTTCGCCTACGCCGGCAGCAAGAACAGCCTGATTCAGACAGATGATAAGAAAACACATGTCTGGGCACCGGATGTAATCTATAACAAGACGACCGGACTGTATTACATGTACTATTGCACAACATCCACCTGGAATGCATCGAACCTGTGCTACGGGACATCCGAGACGATCGAGGGACCTTACGAGTGGCAGGGAGCGCTCATCTATTCCGGTTTTGACAAGGACACAATCGCAGGAACCGATGTGCTGGATTATGTCGACGAGGAATATGCATTAAAAAAATATGTGAGAAACAACAGTTATAACTTCGAGGAATATCCGAATGCGATCGACCCGACGGTATTTTACGATGCCGACGACCGCATGTGGATGGTCTATGGTTCCTGGAGCGGCGGTATTTTCCTGCTGGAGCTGGATCCGGCGACCGGACAGGTGATTCATCCGGAGGCGGACGAGGAACACAATGTGGATGCCTACTACGGAAAGCGTCTGCTCGGAGGCGGACACAAATCAATTGAGGGACCTTACATCCTCTATGACGAGGCGACGGATTACTATTACCTGTATGTATCTTACGGTACGCTCACAAGCAGCGGCGGCTATCAGGTGCGCGTGTTCCGTTCCAAGACCGTGGACGGCGATTATGTGGATATGAACGGGGAATACCCGACCGCGGATGTGGATCATCAGCTTTACGGTCTGAAGCTGACCGGCAATTACAAGCTTCCGTCCTTAGAGCGCGCGTACATGGCGACCGGACATAACTCTGCATTCATCGATGAGGACGGCAGACAGTATCTGGTCTACCATACCCGTTTTAACAACGGCACGGAAAATCATTCGCCGCGCGTACATCAGATGCTGATGAACGAGGACGGATGGCCGTGCGAATTGCCGTATCAGACACAGGGAGAGACGGTGAGCGGTACCGGTTATGAGACGGATGCCGTGGTCGGAAGATATTTTGTGATCAATCAGGGAACCAATATCAGCAATGACATTGCCAACCCGGTGATCCTGTACCTGAATGCTGACGGTACAGTCGTCGGAAGAGAGGCAGCGGGAACCTGGGAAGCTGTTGACGGAACGTACTATATGCACATTACGATTGACGGAGAGGACTACAGCGGCGTGTTCTGCCAGATGAAAGACGAGGCAGGCACCGATGTGATGACATTTTCTGCCGTGGGCGGAAACCAGAGTGTCTGGGGCGTAAAATATATCGCGGAATAA
- a CDS encoding DUF1653 domain-containing protein, translating into MERVRIPQSGEIYRHFKNRLYQVIAVATHSETGEKLVIYQALYGDYQVYARPLTMFVSEVDREKYPDAAQTYRFERVDRSELAGAGSGRMERAEARKQAQATASFADEVQETEAEELTDQIRVSQMEQSLSDEVNPKLMQFFDADTLEEKYNILVSMRDEVDDHLINSMAVVLDVVIPEGPVADRYEQLKACIRTKQRYETQRMR; encoded by the coding sequence ATGGAAAGAGTGAGAATCCCGCAGAGCGGGGAGATCTATCGTCACTTTAAAAACAGACTTTATCAGGTCATCGCAGTGGCAACACATTCGGAGACCGGAGAAAAACTGGTCATTTATCAGGCTCTCTACGGAGATTATCAGGTATATGCGAGACCGCTCACCATGTTTGTGAGCGAGGTCGATCGTGAAAAATATCCGGATGCGGCGCAGACCTACCGTTTTGAACGCGTGGACCGGAGCGAACTTGCGGGCGCTGGCAGCGGACGCATGGAGCGGGCTGAGGCGCGGAAGCAGGCACAGGCGACGGCATCGTTTGCGGACGAGGTGCAGGAGACGGAGGCAGAAGAGCTGACGGATCAGATCCGGGTAAGCCAGATGGAGCAGTCGCTTTCCGATGAGGTGAATCCGAAGCTGATGCAGTTTTTTGACGCTGATACGCTGGAAGAAAAATATAATATTCTGGTGTCGATGCGGGATGAGGTGGACGACCATCTCATCAACAGCATGGCGGTTGTGCTGGATGTTGTGATTCCGGAGGGACCGGTGGCGGACCGCTATGAGCAGTTGAAAGCCTGCATCCGCACAAAGCAGCGCTACGAGACGCAGCGGATGCGCTGA
- a CDS encoding DUF6171 family protein, translating into MMEKRVCTRCLLRDMIEAGDSMEMIEKYRAAIKEADRVTEEVYESRLSVCRECGKLNAGTCMACGCYVELRAVAAVSRCPKKKW; encoded by the coding sequence ATGATGGAGAAGAGAGTGTGTACGCGCTGTCTGCTTCGGGATATGATCGAGGCGGGGGACAGTATGGAAATGATTGAAAAATACCGCGCTGCGATCAAAGAGGCGGACCGGGTCACAGAGGAAGTCTATGAGAGCAGACTCTCGGTCTGCCGGGAATGCGGGAAGCTGAATGCCGGAACCTGCATGGCGTGCGGCTGCTATGTGGAGCTGCGCGCAGTGGCAGCCGTGTCACGGTGCCCGAAGAAGAAGTGGTAG